CCAAAGCTTCCCATGAATTTGGCATATCGCTCTTGAGGCTTTGCTTCTCTGAGAAATCTATCAATCTCATCCTGGCTCAAAACAACACGTCGAAAAAACTCATTTCTCCGTTGACTCTTATGGCCAAAACTTAAGTCCCGCCCATTCGCTCGAAGTTTCGGAAGTTCATTCTCAAAAGGGATAGGTCTAGTAGTAGATACCACAACCTTTGTAATTACTTGTTTATCGGCGTATTTGTTACGTAGAATTTTTTGACCTTCATTAGGGTCCTTAGTAGACTTAGCCGCACTCTCAAAGTTAGATTTATTATATTCCCCTCCAAGCCTTTCCAAATGGTTGGTAACAGCCCATTCCACAGCATCGTAAAAGGAGCTTTTACCAAAACCATTTGGCGCATAAATCGCAACAAAGTTTGAAGGAATATCTCCTTCAATCGTAAAATCAAAAGTTCCTTCTGACTTTGATTTGTAGGCACGAAATGCCTCAATCTCAACTTTTTTAATTTTCATTATTGTTCAAAAATTCCATTATGCTATTGATCATCTGGGCACGCTTTTCTCTAGACTCGATTTTTGAATCTAATGGTGCGCCACGAACATACTTTTCTAAAGATAGCAAAGCCTCTTTTGGGTTATTGACTCGAGTATCAAGCGTTAAATCTGAACCTAATAACTGGTTTTGTAGTTCAATAGCCAATTGTTCAAGACTAGGTATTTCTAGAAGCCCATCAATTATGATCTTACGAGCAGCAAACTTATTATTTTCGATTTCATATTTTTCCCATACAGGAACTTGCTCAATTGTGACAAAAGCCAAATATACATTCCATGCTGCCAAGCTGCCCGCAGGCTGATGATGAACAGAAATAATATTTTGGATAGCTTGCCAATTTTCTACTACTTCTGCTGACGTTTCACATATACACGTTATGCAAGAGATGAACGAAAAAGGGTCATCCGAGCGAAACATGTAAAACCTAACGTTCTCGTACTGAGCAGATAAGAAATCTAGATCGACTTCCTCACTTAATAATTTCATTAAGCTTGTCCTTAAGAAATTGTAATTGTGCCATGCCAGATGGCAGACTTTTATATTCAAATTCGCTATCGATCACACAAGTATTGCGAAGCCCTTCCAGATGAGTTAGTTTGAAACTCGTATAGATAGAGCTTTCAACCGCATCAATGGAAAATGGTCCTTGATTTGGTACAACAGCAATATCACTTATCACTCTATCAAGCACAAAACTCGGAGGTAGATGTTTTGCTGCCGCATCTGGTGATGCAACAATAAGCGTGCCATCTTTGTCTAAAAGTTTGCGGGCAATTTTAAGCAGCTCTTCCAAGCGACTAATCCAATTCGTGCCATCACTGGTATATAACAACCTGCGCTTTCGCTCTAAACTTTTTATATAGTCAACATTTGTAACTCCAATATTATCCATCAAAGCGCAGATTACTAAAAACTCTAAATAAGCTGTCCATAATTCTTGAGTTTTGAGCTCATCAGGGCGTTTGGAATCAACAAGCAACTGTAAATTATATTGCATCATGACTTCATAAGGTGGAGGCATCCCGCTCGCAATTAGAGAATCGGCAAGTCCCTCTAACGCTGCTTTAAGATGATAGACGTTGTTTTGGTCAATCACATTGAATGCAAATATCATCTCCCGCATTCTAGAAAAGCATTCCAAATGAGCAGGAATCATCAATGCACTTGCATGTGCCTTTATGATTTCTTCAAATCTCATCAGGCTGTAGCATTGCACTCGACCATATTGCTGGTCTTGACCAGTACCATCCATTTGGAACTCAATACCTATAAGAAATGGGCTTTCACCTTGGACGTGGTAAACTCCTCCGCCTGACATGCCGTCGATCGTCGCTTTTCCAGGAGTACCTTCAACTGTGAAAATGACCAGCTCATTGGCTACACTAGTCAAATGCCCATCATAATGCTTTATAGGATTCGAACTTTTTCTCTCGGTCCCTGGGAATCCAACTAATACAAGATCGGAACGTAGAGGCAAGCTTGATGCAGAAATACATCTTTGTGCAACTCTTGCCTGATATTCAACTTTTAAAATTGCGCAATCATAAGGGACCGCTTCCACATTTTGCGATACTGGATACTTGAGCACTGCTAAAACAGGAAGATTATTACCCTGATGATCAATTACCACATGGTCAGTGACATTCTCAATTGCGTGGGCTGCGGTCAGCACATAGGAGTAATCCTGTGTCATAGCATTGACAAGTACGCCGCTACCAGCATTAACCCTAACGCAATAAGACTGCATGATTTCGGATGCTGTCATATTAAAATTTGATCTCCTCATCAAGCACGTCTAAACGAGAAGAAAAACCCTCAACTTCATCAGGTAAAAGTAGCGGTGGAATCACATGACTGTAATTAAAAAAAATCTTACCATTTGTTGCTTTAATGATTCTCGCAATAGTCCGCTTATTAGGAAGACCATGTTTTGTTCCATCAGTGGAAATGGCGTAACAAGGTGAATCTAGCAATGAAAGAGTTTCGCTACTCGTATTGTACTGGCTACCATGGTGTGAAATCTTCACGAGATCAAGTTTAAGCTTATTAGTGTCGCTGTAACCTAATGCTCTTATATTACCTGCAACAACTTGATCATGTGCATCTCCAAGGAAAAGCATTTTTCTACCATCAGATTCAAGAAGAAATGCAATAGAGCTTCCATTATAAATAGATGGGTCTGATACAAACTTATCCTCTGCCCATATCTCGCTTAACGAAAGGCCATAATCATTGTCATGCGATGAGGTCTTACCTGATTCAACCTCAGTTGGCCACTTATGTAAAAGTCGCTCGAGCTGACTTCGTTCAGGTGACAAGACTTTCAAAGTGAATGGGCCTACATTATACACTTGCCCAGCCATTATAGGCGGTGCTCGTACGCACTGGATTTCATCAAGCAATTTTTCAAGGTCTTTTCCCTGTTGCACGCTTGTTAGAGGAGAATCATCAGCCAATAGAATATTATTCTCCGAAATCTCAGGGACTTTGAAATGCTGTGTAATCAATCGAGACGAATTGAACCAGATTGCTTTCACTAGTTGAGGTAAATATTCAGAATCTTCAAAAGCTTTGATCAGTCCATTGATATGGTCGTCATCAATATGAGTTAAGATAACCAGATCTACATGTTGCCCCTTTTCTTTCAGATCATCGAGCACTTTGCAAAGTGCTCCCTTATATCGTTGTCTGAGACCATGCTTGAAGGCCATCGAAGGTCCACCATCAATCAATATGTTGAAAGCACTCAAGGCCCCCTCATGACTAACCAATATACAGTCCCCATGATTAGCTTTGAGGATACGAACAATAATAGCCATAATTCTCTCTGTATAAACATTCTGCGCCATCGGCTCATTGTTATTTACCGATAGAATTATCATCTAAACATGATGTTCAGTTTTATTAGATAGCAATACTAAATTCATGGTTTTTTATTATAAATAAATAGCTTTTAACTTAATAACAAGATACTTATTTCGCAGAACAACATGTTAGTTTGCAGAGCTTCAACTAAGATCTGTTTAAGAAATTTATAAATCTTACTTTCATTCAATTATATAAACGCTACTCATTATTTATCTAAATTATATAAAAAAACTTTCAAAGACAAGCCCTTTAACTGGCTACTGTTTATAATAATCTACAAAAAAAGATAAATTAATCTAATGAGATTGAGATCACAAGAAAGGCTGGATATAGTGTGCATCAAGTTTTCATCATGAAGATTCTTTTATTAATATGATCATGAATTAAAAAACTTTTTAATTAAACTAACAAATTGGCATAACCTTGTCATGTGACCTGATCCAATTCTTCTTGGTAAAATCCGGACTGTTTACTCTACTCATCATTTTCCTCAATTTTAGAGTTTGAACTTTTGTTCGTCTAAACCAAAAACTTTGTTTAGAGATGTTAATAAAAATATACTAAAATATATTCTATTTTTTAACGTTAAAAATTCTGAAAAAGATAATTATGGATTTAAAACCCAGTCTACTTAGCTATATTTTTACGGGATTTGCCAATTGGGAATTAAGCTACACATTTCCAACATTAAAGCTAGATCTCAATAAACAAACCACTCACCTTACTTTAGATGAAATACTTGATATAAATATTCAAAGTGGCTGGATTTGGTCATCTGTCACACTATCTACTTCAGAACAAAATTATGTACTTAAAGGTGTTTTCAATTCACATGCTAAAGTTCTAAAATCAAATCTACTAGATGATATTGAATTTTTAAATAATAAGAAAAATGCGGATACGATTAAGGAAGTACTAAAGCCATACTTACAAGAGTATCAAAATTTTATCCAACAAAATATTTACTTATCTCATCGTATATGTAGTCTATTTAGATCAGACTTATCAATGAAAACAAAAAACTTCGTAGAAAAGTTTAGTAATCTCATAGAACGAGATAGCTCTTTTGCTTTTGAGGCTGATCTACAAAATCTGTTTGAACAACTTCGACAATTTATTGAATTGCCAATCAAAGCAAACTACGCCATTGACGTTAAAAATAAATGTTTTGTTGAAAGCGAGTTAAAAGCATTTAAAAGTTTTTTTGATCAGGTGGAAAGTACCCCTCTAACTAATGAACAGCGCATTTCCTCTATCATCTTTGAGGATCGCAATCTATTGGTTGCAGCTGCAGGTTCTGGAAAAACTTCAACGATTATTGGTAAAGTGGGCTATGCCTTATTAACTGGGCTCTACAAACCTGAGGAGATTCTAGTCCTCGCATTCAATAAAAATGCAGGAGAAGAACTCAATGAACGTATTAACCTTAGATTAAAAGATATTCTCACTCAATTTAATACTGGTGTTGAAGCCCTTAATTTTCATAAATTTGGTGTCAAGGTAATTGGTAGAGCAACAGGTAAAAGCCCTTCAGTTTCTGAAGATGCAGTGAGGATTCAGCCACTATTAAATAGAATTATTCAAAATTTGACTGAAACTGATCTAGAATTTCAAGAAAAGTATCTTTTATTTAAAACTGCTTATTTAAGACCACCGTTATCCCCCTTCGCTTTTAAAACCATAAATGATTGGGAAAAAGCACAAAAACGATCATTTGATAGATTCAAGAATGGCTTCGAAACCTATCAGGGAGAAATCGTTAAGTCACATGGTGAAAAAGCCATAGCAAACTGGTTATACACTCAAGGGGTTCCCTATCATTATGAAAAAACTTATGAACATGATACAGCTGATGAAAACCACCGCCAATATAAACCCGATTTTTACCTACCTGAACTAAATCTATATCTTGAACACTACGCTATAGATCAGCATGGTAAGCCACCTGCACACTTTGGGCAAAAGTATCTGGACGACATGAAATGGAAATCAGGAATCCATAAACAATATAAAACTGATTTAATCACTACAACCTTTAATGAGTTTATTACAGGTTCAATATTTGAAAAATTGGAACAAGAGCTTAAATCAAGAGGACAAGAATTTAGACCTCGTAGTCTTGCAGAGATCGATTCTAAAGCACAGTCCATCTTTGAATATGGTACCAATGAGCTTTATGGTAGTTTTTTAAATCATTATAAGTCTAATCAAGCCAATATGGCCGATTTATTAGCCAGACCTCTACTCAGCCTACGGGAAAGACTTTTTTTAGAACTATTTTCCAAAGTTTATCAACAGTACGACCAGTTATTAAAAACTAATAAAGAATATGACTTTGATGACTTACTGATTGAATCCGCTCAACTAATAAATGAAAACAAATACAAAAGTCCTTTTAAGCTGATTATCGTGGATGAGTTCCAAGATACTTCACAGGCTAGAGCTAGACTCATTCTGTCCTTATTGAATCAGGTGCCTGAAGCAAAATTATTTTGTGTTGGAGATGACTGGCAAGCCATATATCGTTTTGCAGGCTCAGATATCAGTATTTTTACTCAATTCGAAAAAGTCTTTGGCCCTACTAAGCAGACACAGCTGACCCAAACATTCCGTTCAAATCAGGGTATTGCCAATGTAGCCAGTGGTTTTATCCAAAAAAATAAATCTCAGCTTCAAAAAGTAGTCAATGCCATTGATAAAACAAATAATAAAGTTGTTGAGATAAGCTTTTTAACAAAGACACAAGAGATTCATGAATACCTATTTAAGACACTTACAGAAATCAATAATGCTAATACAAACTCTGAAGGTAAAAAATCTATTTATATTTTAGGTCGCTATAACCACAATAAACCGAATTTAGATAATCTTTTGCCATTTCTTAAAAATTGTCGCATTGAGTTTAAAACAATTCACTCTTCCAAAGGCTTACAGGCAGACTATGTCATTCTCGTCGGATTAAACAGTGGTGACAGTGCCTTCCCTTCAGAAAAAGAAGATGATCCATTATTAAATATAGTATTACCACAACCAGAGACACATGCTTTTGCTGAGGAACGTCGCCTGTTTTATGTCGCCTTGACTCGTGCAAAAGAAAAAGTCTTTCTTATTGGTGAACGTAATTCAGTATTCCTTGAGGAAATCACTAAAGAGCAGAATTTTAAAGAATTTATCTATATACCACAGGATGAACATAAACCAATCAATAGAAATATACCACCTGAATGGTTATGTCCCAAATGTGAAGAAGGTCGTTTATGGAAAAAGACAGGAAAATTTGGTAATTTTTTGGGCTGTGATCGCTATCCAACTTGCGATTACACTAAGAGTTTAAAGCAACGTTGAATTCTGACGAGTGTGTTGAACTATCATTAAATAATCCTTTTCCAAGGTTAGTTCACCAAAATCATCAACATAATTTTTGAAGTCTAATGAAGGACTATATGTTTCCAATTCATAGAAAGTTCTATGATGCCAAGAGCTAGGTGCATCAATTATTATCGGATTTTCAGCTAGCTTAAATTGCCCTGCAGTTATATCCACAATAACTCCACTCACGCTAAGCCATAAATGTAATTGACCTACATCTACGATAGACTGCCCTTTTATCATTAAAATATCTGTAATATCGTAAGCTTTCTCCTCTATCAGAAATCGAGCCAACAATCTTGAAGAATACTCACAACATGCTCTAGGAAATAAAGACAATACTTCTAAATAAAAATCGTCTTTGTCAATTTTATAAAATCCATGTAGAAATTCGAGGACATCATTTTTTATGTTAACGATCGACATAAATCTATTTTCAAATAAAAAATATTCTTACAATAACTTATTAGAGCATTATGATTCAATTAGGTAAAATTATTTTGATCTTTTTAATGCTATTTACTAATGAAGGAAAACTTTTCGCCTAGATATATTCTTAATTTATAAGCCCACTCACCAACTGGAAAAGTTGTGAACATTACTATTATTTTCAGAATACAGACCTAATGAAGTAGAGTTAAAAAGGAAAACTATTTTTGGCTTTAGATGTATTACGTACCGATGGTGAAAATGAGGTTATAGATTTTCATACGGTGAAAAACTTTTAGTCATTTGAAAACTAATGAAAAATTTATTATTGACTATGACTAGAATTTTACTCCTTTACATTCAAAACTTTAAGTTTCCCCTACAAGACTAATTATCCTCTGTATTTTTGTCGAGTATTTAAGATAGATAATAATTTGCATATAGATTTCAAATAAAGGCAACCAATCAAATTAAGAGCATTCAAAAATAGTAAATCCATGTCATCTTCTTCCATCAAATATTTAAAATAACATTTTTTCACAGAAAATTATTTTTTGAGAAAATAATATATTACCAATATAAAAAATTATTACTGAAATTTTACAATTTATATATTAATATACATTTAATACATTCATTTCTATTAAAAACCTTTTCTTTACAAAAATTAAAAAATAGTGATAGACTAAAAACTCTAAAAAATGGTATTTTAAGGAAAAACATGAACATTGAGCAATGAACAAGTTTAAATCAAAAGTAGACTGGTGGATTTTAGTTATATTTTTAGGTGTAACTATATATATACTTAATGATATTTTAAAATTACAATCCACTCATAATATTAAAAATAACTTTTTTGATATTATAATTTATAGTATATTATTATGGTTAATTTGGACACCCATCATTAACACCAATTACACCATAGATAAAAATTATCTTATTATAAAATGTACAGTTCTTAAATGGAAAATTAAAATTAAATCCATACAGAGCGTAGAAAAAACGTATAATCCATTATCAGCTCCAGCACTATCATTGGATCGCTTAAAAATAAAATATCTTGATGATACTGGATATTTAAAAACAATAATGATCTCCCCCAAGGAAAAGGATGAATTTATTAAAACATTAAACAAAGAAAATTTAAAATAAAATGAATACCCTTATATTTAATTCAAAAATAGATTTATGGTTAATAATACTATTATTAACCATAAATCTATTTTTCATTTTTAAAACATATTATCTTGAAAAGAATAAAAGTATTAAAAATAATTTTAAGCTACTTATTATCACCTTACTAATATGGCATCCTTTGTTTACAACACACTATAAAATCGACAAAAATATATTATTAGTAAGGAGCAGCATTTTCAGCTGGAGAATACCAATAAACAATATAAAAAGTATTAAAGAAACAAATACTCTTGCATCATCACCGGCATTATCTCTAGATAGAATCACAATAATTTATGAAAATAAAAAACAGATAAAAAATATTGTAATTTCACCCACCAACAAACAAGAGTTTATCCGCTATTTAAATTCAAAAAGATAAATAATACTATTTAAAAATTTCAATATAAGCATTAACATAATCTTTATTCAGCTCTATTCGATCCAAAAATAGTTTAGATGTAAGCCAATTCGGCTTATTATTTTCTAACTTATCAAGATTTTCTCTAATTTCAAACGATGAAAATCTATTATTACTAGCATGTAGAACCTCAGTAAATGAAGAGTAATTAAAGTTAATAATAGAATTTAATTTCTCTTTTTGGTAATTATCTAACCATATAGCAAGCTCACTCCTTGACACATCGGGCAGCTCCCATTCACAGTTACCCCACATATCTAGATTTTCAGAAATCTTTTTATAATCAGAATGATTCAATAATTTAGAGTCTTTATGGATAGAAATAACTTGTATATTAATAATATCAACAAAACTTTCTAAATAAGATATTTTACTTTCTATAACATCAATAGTATCACCAGGGAGACCTATAATTAGTTCAACCATTATAAATGTAGTACGCCCTACAATTTCTCTTAATTTTAATAATGATGACTCTATATCAAAATTTGAATGTCCATATAACTGTAACCCCTTGCTAGTTAAAGCAGGAATAACCAGCCTTAAAGATCCTATATTATTATCTTCAACAAGTTTCCATGCTTGTTCGAAAGAAAAAAATTGCGGGAAATTTACATCAAGATGTAATTCAAAAATCCCTCTCCCGGATATCTTCTCAAGCATTTGATATGTTAGAATAATTTTCTCGTTAGAAAGCGTTAAAGAGTTTCCTGTGAGCGCTAAATTTAAAGGTAAATCTGTACTAATAATTTCTTCATATAGGTGGTTAAAGTCATTCTCTAAATCATATTCTTTTGCTTTTTTAAAAGTCGTACAGGTTTTAAAGTCATAAATACAATTTGCACATAAGCCTACTGGACAAATTAAAGAGGGCATATCTATCATAAGATTTTTTGAGCGCCAAATAAATCCATTAGCAGGAAGATAATCTGCATTTTTCCGTTTCAATGGATCTAAATTAGTTTTTAATTTCACCCTATCTGACATAAATTTAAAGAAAGAATCATAACCATTTATATATACATAATCAGCTTGATCAAAAAAATCTTTAACATTAATAAAATCTGCAAAAAAACCAATAATTGAAATTTCTATTTGATCAATTTTATTCTTTAAATCTTTCATTTTATTATTAATTAGTTTAAACCATTGTTTTGTTAATGGTGAAACCTTTTCATATGTAAATCCACCAATAAAAACAATAATTTTTTTATAAGAGTTATTCTGAAATTTATTTAAATATTCAATTATCACTTTATCAGGAATATTTAAAAAAGTATCATGCACATTAGCTTCAAACCCTTCATTTTCAAAATCCTTTTTAGAGGCATATACACCAGGTACAGGCCATATTCGCCCATCAGAACGCTCTACAAAAATATCAATTTCTTTCATATAATTTCATTAACTCAAGGTCATTTCAGACAAATCTATTTCACCCATAAAACTTTTCATTTTTATAGGCGTTAACCCTGTTATCCAATATAAAGCGGCAGAAAAAAATGGCAATCTATAATAAAACTGTGATAAACAAGCTCTATTGAAACTCTCACCTTCTAAATACAAACAACAGCCTCTACAAAAATTCAACACAGGGCAGTTTTCGCAGTTAGATCGTGACCTCCAATGATAAGCTGTATTAAGTTGGACAGATTCGATTTCCTTAAGATTGCCTAATTTATGTCTTCCTTCAGGCAAGGTATTCTGACAAGTAACAATATCTTGAGTTTTAACATTGACTACGATTACATCTTCTCTGTCTAACCCACATTTTTGCTCGATACAGACGTTTGGTTTACGCTGGGATATTATGTCAAAAAAATCCTGAAGTTCATTGCCAAAAATAAACAAAGAATTCCCATCAATCATTTCTCTATATAGTCCGGTCAGGTCAAGCAAAGAAGGCAATGAAACCGCCTGCTTAATGGGCATAGCCAAACCTTCTGTTAAAAGTAATATATACTCACATGAGGTATTTAGTTTATCTGCGATATATTTTCTTATTTCTTCTACTGATAAATTATCAATAGTTAATACACAATTAAATTTTAAATGTCTATTAAGCTTAAATAACTCAGTATATAATTTTCTTATATAGTGATTATCTAAAACATCTTGATCACGATGCGTTCCAGGCCCATCATGACTTAGTATAATTTCAACTCTTTCATTTCTTAATATCCAATCAAAAATTTCCTGATTTATGAGAGAGCCATTAGTAGTAGTTCTAATTTTACAAAAAGGAAAACTTATTAAAAGACTCTCAGAAATTTCTTTAAAAGTTTCCCAATAAAGAAAAGGCTCTCCTCCCCAAAGTTCAAATATGACATGCTCATCGACTTGTAAATAATTTAAAAGATTATTTACAAAATTTTCCCTTTCTTCTCTATTTGCCCCTCTCCTTACCTCTAAAGAGTTTTCTTTTGGAGATTGAGCACAATAGTCACATTTAAAATTACAACTTAAACCTAGTTGAATTTTAACTAATCTAAAGGGGCCCTTTTTCAAACCAGGTAAAATTGGGCTAATTTTTTTTTGTGTATAATGCTCCCACGGTTCGTCAGGAATTTTATATTTCCGGCCAACTCTACTTAATGAAACCTCAGAATTATCACACTCCCATAGAAGTAAATTTCTCTGAACATCGTAAATAAGATTTTTTTTGCTACCATCTATATCTAAGAGCTCTATAACTATAGGTTTCATTACTACAAGCTCCTCTTATACATTAGTAGGTATTTTATTTACCTGACTTTCAACTAAGTAGTCATTCGCATAAAAGGTTTTATTACCATCAACTACAAATGAATATAATGTTTCTTTTTGATCTACTATTCGATAATCAAATTTCTCAATATATTTTAATTCATCCATATAATATATCTGATCTCCCACAGATATTTGTTTAATATCTTCATCAGAAAGACCAAAATCAGGGTTTGATATTCTTTTTAACTCACGATATAACTTGTACCCGTCTAAATTTACTGCTAACCAGATCCCCTCAACACTTAAAAATAGTTGTTCCCACGTACATTCTATCTGGTCATTTATTTGATAAATTTTATCACCAGGGTTAACATGACAAATAATTTTTTCAATAACTGTATTTTGTCCTCCACCAAAAGCGGCTAATTTATCTCCAATTTTAATATCTTTAATCGAAGTCTTAGTCCCATCAACTTTTCTTACAGAAGTTTTTCTAGGGAAACAACAAAATCCACCATCATTTTGTGCTAATGCCACTACCATGATTATGATTAAAACAGCAAAAACCATCATATTCAAAGTAACTGATTGGTTTACGTTAGTAGTTGTATTAATATTAATCAGGTTAGAATCATCATCTCCACCAGATACCCCTTGTAAAATTGGATCATCTAATGAAATCTCAACCCATGAATCGTCATTTCCTTTTACTGCATATTTTTGTGCAGTAATTGCTTTATTTAGCTCGGCCGTAATATACTTTATTAATTCTTCATTAGAAAAATTAGCACCAAAATTATGATTACTCATATTCAAAATAGCATTTAGGCTAAAATCATCTTCTAAAACTTTTTTCAGTTCTTTAATATCATAAAGAGCTAAAGTTTTTTCAGATTCAGAATTATTAATACTCATAAATTCTCCAAATTAGATTTATCATTCTGTTTCAATAAAACCATTCATCCATAAGAAATCTATTAAATGAAAAGTCTCTAAAGGATTTGTTCCATCTTCAGTCAAATTACATACTAGATCTAAAGCTGAATATTTACCGGATAAAATTAAATCTAAAATTTTTTTTGAATAAGAAAATTGCATTTTTACATTTGGGCTTTCAAAATAAATATTTTCATCTTCTGTAATTCTAATTGTATTATTTAATTTAATTTTTCCTAAATGATTAATTTTAGAATACATATGAGTATTTATCATTTCAATCATTATTTCATGTAGATTCTCTGGGTCCGAATAGGTATTTTCTGAAATAACTTTAAAACCATCTTTCCATTCCTCTGATGGTAAAGTGGGTGTTATTAAACGAATCTTTTTTGTTACTATATTAATTAAAAAGCCTGAAACACATGCAATAGTCGCATCTGACATTACTTTTTTCGATTTCTTGGATTTTGTACTTTTAAAAAATGTTTTTTCCTTTTCAGTAGAATATGCCCGTCCAGCTCCTGTTTTTGTTTCATGCATTGCTCCAGTATTCTGTAAAACCATTTCCACACCGAATAATTCTTCAGCAGTAAATTGGTCATGAACTTTCTGCAAAATAGCTTTTGTCAATATTGAAAATCTTATTGGATAATTTTTTTTAACTTTCCAAAATTCAAGCACACTCTTAGTTAATTCAATATTTTTTAAAGGAATTGCAGTAGTAGTT
This region of Acinetobacter sp. XS-4 genomic DNA includes:
- a CDS encoding ABC-three component system middle component 1, with amino-acid sequence MKLLSEEVDLDFLSAQYENVRFYMFRSDDPFSFISCITCICETSAEVVENWQAIQNIISVHHQPAGSLAAWNVYLAFVTIEQVPVWEKYEIENNKFAARKIIIDGLLEIPSLEQLAIELQNQLLGSDLTLDTRVNNPKEALLSLEKYVRGAPLDSKIESREKRAQMINSIMEFLNNNEN
- a CDS encoding ABC-three component system protein yields the protein MTASEIMQSYCVRVNAGSGVLVNAMTQDYSYVLTAAHAIENVTDHVVIDHQGNNLPVLAVLKYPVSQNVEAVPYDCAILKVEYQARVAQRCISASSLPLRSDLVLVGFPGTERKSSNPIKHYDGHLTSVANELVIFTVEGTPGKATIDGMSGGGVYHVQGESPFLIGIEFQMDGTGQDQQYGRVQCYSLMRFEEIIKAHASALMIPAHLECFSRMREMIFAFNVIDQNNVYHLKAALEGLADSLIASGMPPPYEVMMQYNLQLLVDSKRPDELKTQELWTAYLEFLVICALMDNIGVTNVDYIKSLERKRRLLYTSDGTNWISRLEELLKIARKLLDKDGTLIVASPDAAAKHLPPSFVLDRVISDIAVVPNQGPFSIDAVESSIYTSFKLTHLEGLRNTCVIDSEFEYKSLPSGMAQLQFLKDKLNEIIK
- a CDS encoding MBL fold metallo-hydrolase, which encodes MAIIVRILKANHGDCILVSHEGALSAFNILIDGGPSMAFKHGLRQRYKGALCKVLDDLKEKGQHVDLVILTHIDDDHINGLIKAFEDSEYLPQLVKAIWFNSSRLITQHFKVPEISENNILLADDSPLTSVQQGKDLEKLLDEIQCVRAPPIMAGQVYNVGPFTLKVLSPERSQLERLLHKWPTEVESGKTSSHDNDYGLSLSEIWAEDKFVSDPSIYNGSSIAFLLESDGRKMLFLGDAHDQVVAGNIRALGYSDTNKLKLDLVKISHHGSQYNTSSETLSLLDSPCYAISTDGTKHGLPNKRTIARIIKATNGKIFFNYSHVIPPLLLPDEVEGFSSRLDVLDEEIKF
- a CDS encoding UvrD-helicase domain-containing protein, with the protein product MDLKPSLLSYIFTGFANWELSYTFPTLKLDLNKQTTHLTLDEILDINIQSGWIWSSVTLSTSEQNYVLKGVFNSHAKVLKSNLLDDIEFLNNKKNADTIKEVLKPYLQEYQNFIQQNIYLSHRICSLFRSDLSMKTKNFVEKFSNLIERDSSFAFEADLQNLFEQLRQFIELPIKANYAIDVKNKCFVESELKAFKSFFDQVESTPLTNEQRISSIIFEDRNLLVAAAGSGKTSTIIGKVGYALLTGLYKPEEILVLAFNKNAGEELNERINLRLKDILTQFNTGVEALNFHKFGVKVIGRATGKSPSVSEDAVRIQPLLNRIIQNLTETDLEFQEKYLLFKTAYLRPPLSPFAFKTINDWEKAQKRSFDRFKNGFETYQGEIVKSHGEKAIANWLYTQGVPYHYEKTYEHDTADENHRQYKPDFYLPELNLYLEHYAIDQHGKPPAHFGQKYLDDMKWKSGIHKQYKTDLITTTFNEFITGSIFEKLEQELKSRGQEFRPRSLAEIDSKAQSIFEYGTNELYGSFLNHYKSNQANMADLLARPLLSLRERLFLELFSKVYQQYDQLLKTNKEYDFDDLLIESAQLINENKYKSPFKLIIVDEFQDTSQARARLILSLLNQVPEAKLFCVGDDWQAIYRFAGSDISIFTQFEKVFGPTKQTQLTQTFRSNQGIANVASGFIQKNKSQLQKVVNAIDKTNNKVVEISFLTKTQEIHEYLFKTLTEINNANTNSEGKKSIYILGRYNHNKPNLDNLLPFLKNCRIEFKTIHSSKGLQADYVILVGLNSGDSAFPSEKEDDPLLNIVLPQPETHAFAEERRLFYVALTRAKEKVFLIGERNSVFLEEITKEQNFKEFIYIPQDEHKPINRNIPPEWLCPKCEEGRLWKKTGKFGNFLGCDRYPTCDYTKSLKQR
- a CDS encoding PH domain-containing protein, which translates into the protein MNKFKSKVDWWILVIFLGVTIYILNDILKLQSTHNIKNNFFDIIIYSILLWLIWTPIINTNYTIDKNYLIIKCTVLKWKIKIKSIQSVEKTYNPLSAPALSLDRLKIKYLDDTGYLKTIMISPKEKDEFIKTLNKENLK
- a CDS encoding PH domain-containing protein, whose product is MNTLIFNSKIDLWLIILLLTINLFFIFKTYYLEKNKSIKNNFKLLIITLLIWHPLFTTHYKIDKNILLVRSSIFSWRIPINNIKSIKETNTLASSPALSLDRITIIYENKKQIKNIVISPTNKQEFIRYLNSKR